Proteins encoded together in one Labeo rohita strain BAU-BD-2019 chromosome 21, IGBB_LRoh.1.0, whole genome shotgun sequence window:
- the mpp1 gene encoding 55 kDa erythrocyte membrane protein: MTLNSNKNEPAVILERVNSARTALSDLYLEQLLQNKPKSDKAAMQTYDCKGQEVFTNGSAGHMNGKDVSRMREVAFEKNPSEPLGVTLKLNERQRCTVARILHGGMIHRQGSLHEGDEIAEINGKSVANQSVDQLQKILKDTNGVVTLKIISNQQCRPMACEMYMRAQFDYDPTKDDLIPCKEAGLKFQTGDIIQIINKKDPNWWQGKVDNSSTDFAGLIPSPELQEWRLASKSKATREGSQSCSPFGKKKKCKDKYLAKHSSIFDQLDVISYEEVVRLPAFNRKTLVLIGAPGVGRSHIKNSLLSKYPEKFAYPAPHTTRPPKKDEENGKEYYFISNDEMTKCIIGNELLEYGSYQGHMFGTKIETVYKIHEQGKIAVLDVEPQTLKVLRTAEFAPLVMFIAPTNTANQSEAVQNIQKESDGILSAYRHFFDEMLVNNDVDESVKGVEEAIERASSTPQWVPVSWVY, translated from the exons ATGACATTAAATTCCAATAAAAACGAACCTGCTGTCATTCTGGAGCGTGTCAACAGCGCACGAACGGCTCTCTCCGATCTCTATCTGGAACAGCTGCTGCAGAATAAACCGAAGTCAGACAAG GCTGCCATGCAGACATACGACTGCAAAGGACAGGAAGTCTTCACCAATGGCAGCGCTGGCCACATGAACGGCAAAGATGTAAGCAGGATGCGAGAAGTGGCCTTTGAGAAGAATCCCTCTGAACCACtg GGTGTAACTCTTAAGCTGAATGAAAGGCAGAGGTGTACAGTGGCGAGAATATTGCATGGAGGGATGATACACAGACAAG GTTCTTTACATGAAGGTGATGAAATTGCAGAGATCAATGGGAAAAGTGTTGCTAATCAAAGTGTAGACCAACTACAGAAGATTCTG AAAGACACAAATGGTGTTGTCACATTGAAAATCATCTCCAATCAGCAATGTCGCCCCATGGCATGTGAG ATGTATATGAGAGCACAATTCGACTATGACCCCACCAAAGATGACCTCATCCCGTGCAAAGAAGCCGGCCTAAAATTCCAAACGGGTGACATCATTCAAATTATCAATAAGAAAGATCCAAATTGGTGGCAAGGAAAGGTGGACAACTCCTCCACAGACTTCGCAGGGCTCATCCCTTCTCCAGAACTTCAGGAATG GCGACTAGCAAGCAAAAGCAAAGCAACACGGGAAGGCAGCCAGTCCTGCAGTCCTTTTGGCAAGAAGAAGAAATGCAAAGACAAATACCTTGCCAAACACAGCTCAA TCTTTGACCAGCTTGATGTAATATCCTATGAGGAGGTAGTGAGACTGCCCGCATTCAACAGAAAAACTCTGGTTCTCATTG GTGCACCTGGAGTTGGAAGGAGCCATATTAAAAATTCACTGCTGAGCAAATATCCTGAGAAGTTTGCTTACCCAGCACCAC ACACCACTAGACCTCCGAAGAAAGATGAGGAGAATGGCAAAGAGTATTACTTTATTTCCAATGATGAAATGACCAAATGTATCATCGGGAATGAGCTACTTGAATACGGCAGTTACCAGGGACACATGTTCGGGACTAAGATCGAAACCGTCTACAAGATTCATGAGCAAGGGAAAATCGCTGTGCTGGATGTTGAACCGCAG ACGCTGAAAGTGCTCAGAACGGCAGAGTTCGCTCCTCTTGTGATGTTCATTGCTCCTACTAACACTGCCAATCAG TCAGAGGCGGTGCAGAACATCCAGAAAGAATCTGACGGCATTCTCAGTGCATACCGCCACTTTTTTGACGAAATGCTCGTCAACAACGATGTAGATGAAAGTGTTAAGGGTGTGGAGGAAGCCATCGAGAGAGCCTCCTCAACCCCGCAGTGGGTACCAGTCTCTTGGGTGTACTAA
- the ndfip1l gene encoding NEDD4 family-interacting protein 1-like isoform X1, producing the protein MAEPSGRYQQLPNEEEPEEGAQVASDPPPPYSSIAADSAAYFDYKDDAAFPKPPSYNVATSLPSYDEAERTKVEATIPLVSGRHRERLDTFDDVTRCALEDDDFVARDDFEDADQLQIGNDGIFMLTCFMAFLFNWIGFFLSFCLTTSAAGRYGAISGFGLSLIKWILIVRFSTYFPGYFDGQYWLWWVFLVLGILLFLRGFINYAKIRKMADSVSTLPRTRVLFIY; encoded by the exons ATGGCTGAGCCAAGTGGGAGATATCAGCAG CTGCCCAATGAAGAGGAGCCGGAGGAGGGAGCTCAGGTGGCCAGTGATCCTCCACCCCCTTACAGTAGTATTGCAGCTGACAGTGCAG CATATTTTGATTATAAGGACGATGCAGCATTCCCCAAGCCACCATCTTATAATGTAGCCACATCTCTACCATCGTACGATGAGGCTGAGAGAACCAAAGTAGAGGCTACTATCCCACTGGTGTCAGGCCGA CACAGGGAACGTCTGGACACATTCGATGATGTAACTCGCTGTGCGCTGGAG GATGATGATTTTGTGGCCAGAGATGACTTTGAGGATGCTGACCAGCTGCAGATAGGCAACGACGGCATTTTCATGCTGACATGTTTCA TGGCATTCCTCTTCAACTGGATTGgcttctttctatcattctgccTTACAACCTCAGCAGCTGGGCGTTATGGCGCCATCTCTGGGTTTGGTCTGTCCCTCATCAAATGGATTCTCATCGTACGG TTTTCTACTTATTTCCCTGGTTACTTTGACGGACAGTACTGGTTATGGTGGGTGTTTCTGGTGCTCG GCATCCTGCTCTTCCTCAGAGGCTTTATTAACTACGCCAAAATCCGAAAAATGGCAGACTCCGTTTCTACTCTTCCACGGACCAGAGTTCTCTTCATCTATTAA
- the ndfip1l gene encoding NEDD4 family-interacting protein 1-like isoform X2 has product MAEPSGRYQQLPNEEEPEEGAQVASDPPPPYSSIAADSAAYFDYKDDAAFPKPPSYNVATSLPSYDEAERTKVEATIPLVSGRDDDFVARDDFEDADQLQIGNDGIFMLTCFMAFLFNWIGFFLSFCLTTSAAGRYGAISGFGLSLIKWILIVRFSTYFPGYFDGQYWLWWVFLVLGILLFLRGFINYAKIRKMADSVSTLPRTRVLFIY; this is encoded by the exons ATGGCTGAGCCAAGTGGGAGATATCAGCAG CTGCCCAATGAAGAGGAGCCGGAGGAGGGAGCTCAGGTGGCCAGTGATCCTCCACCCCCTTACAGTAGTATTGCAGCTGACAGTGCAG CATATTTTGATTATAAGGACGATGCAGCATTCCCCAAGCCACCATCTTATAATGTAGCCACATCTCTACCATCGTACGATGAGGCTGAGAGAACCAAAGTAGAGGCTACTATCCCACTGGTGTCAGGCCGA GATGATGATTTTGTGGCCAGAGATGACTTTGAGGATGCTGACCAGCTGCAGATAGGCAACGACGGCATTTTCATGCTGACATGTTTCA TGGCATTCCTCTTCAACTGGATTGgcttctttctatcattctgccTTACAACCTCAGCAGCTGGGCGTTATGGCGCCATCTCTGGGTTTGGTCTGTCCCTCATCAAATGGATTCTCATCGTACGG TTTTCTACTTATTTCCCTGGTTACTTTGACGGACAGTACTGGTTATGGTGGGTGTTTCTGGTGCTCG GCATCCTGCTCTTCCTCAGAGGCTTTATTAACTACGCCAAAATCCGAAAAATGGCAGACTCCGTTTCTACTCTTCCACGGACCAGAGTTCTCTTCATCTATTAA